From one Methanobrevibacter woesei genomic stretch:
- a CDS encoding alpha/beta hydrolase translates to MEEKLNLTDQWDKTFEKSDKVNHRKITFHNRYGITLAADLYEPKDATGKLPAIAVSGPFGAVKEQCSGLYAMNLAERGFLTIAFDPSFTGESGGSPRYVASPDINTEDFQAAVDFLITQDNVDGDKIGILGICGWGGFSLNAAAIDTRIKATVACTMYDMSRVTAQGYFDSLDKEGRYQLREELNAQRTEDYKNGQYQRAGGVVDPLPDDAPFFVKDYYEYYKVRAYHERSLNSNEGWNTTSSLSLLNMPILTYIDEIKNAVLLVHGEKAHSCYFSKDAYEKLEGDNKELMLIPDAVHTDLYDQMDVIPFDKIEEFYKENF, encoded by the coding sequence GGATAAAACCTTTGAAAAAAGTGATAAAGTAAATCATAGAAAAATAACCTTCCATAATCGTTATGGAATTACATTGGCTGCAGATTTATATGAACCAAAAGATGCAACTGGTAAACTTCCAGCTATTGCAGTATCAGGACCATTTGGAGCAGTTAAAGAACAATGTTCTGGATTATATGCAATGAATTTGGCTGAAAGAGGATTCTTAACTATAGCATTTGACCCATCATTTACTGGAGAAAGTGGAGGAAGCCCAAGATATGTTGCATCTCCAGATATAAACACAGAGGATTTCCAGGCAGCAGTAGACTTCTTAATAACTCAAGACAATGTAGATGGAGACAAAATTGGAATATTGGGAATCTGTGGATGGGGTGGATTTTCTCTTAATGCAGCAGCTATTGATACAAGAATCAAAGCAACTGTAGCCTGTACAATGTATGATATGAGCCGTGTAACTGCGCAAGGATACTTTGACTCTTTAGATAAAGAAGGACGTTATCAGCTAAGAGAAGAATTAAATGCACAAAGAACTGAAGACTACAAAAATGGCCAATATCAAAGAGCAGGAGGAGTTGTAGATCCACTTCCTGATGATGCACCATTCTTTGTAAAAGATTATTATGAATATTATAAAGTACGTGCTTACCATGAAAGGTCTTTAAACTCCAATGAAGGTTGGAATACTACTTCTTCATTATCTTTATTAAACATGCCTATTTTAACCTACATTGATGAAATTAAAAATGCTGTGTTGCTTGTTCATGGTGAAAAAGCACATTCCTGTTATTTCAGTAAAGATGCATATGAAAAATTAGAAGGAGATAACAAGGAATTGATGTTAATTCCAGATGCAGTGCACACTGACTTATATGACCAAATGGATGTTATTCCTTTTGATAAAATTGAAGAATTCTACAAAGAAAACTTTTAA
- the cas6 gene encoding CRISPR-associated endoribonuclease Cas6 → MRLKIYLKSENEDFMIPFNYNHILSSIIYNKIADLDLADKLHNSISFKFFTFSQINVPNRKITKKGILSRDGRLNFYISSPNDYLIRSLVDGFLEDLYVKFKHEKLFVEKIELLKEIEFQNKMEFKTLSPIIVRKKKEVDGKLKIWDLAPGDEFFKALEKNLIRKYLMFNDMGSTDKKIKIYSEMKSVKRKRIAIEKGPQTTYNRGYMMDIILEGDLNLIKFAYDVGIGEKTALGFGLLFAS, encoded by the coding sequence ATGAGGCTGAAAATTTATCTTAAATCTGAAAATGAAGATTTCATGATTCCATTTAACTACAATCATATTTTATCTTCAATTATTTACAATAAAATCGCTGATTTAGATTTAGCAGATAAATTACATAATTCTATTTCCTTTAAATTTTTCACTTTTTCTCAGATTAATGTTCCAAACAGGAAGATAACTAAAAAAGGAATTTTATCCAGAGATGGGAGATTGAATTTCTATATATCTTCTCCCAATGATTATTTAATTAGAAGTCTTGTTGATGGCTTTTTAGAGGATTTATATGTTAAATTTAAACATGAAAAACTGTTTGTAGAGAAAATTGAATTATTAAAAGAAATTGAATTTCAAAATAAGATGGAATTTAAAACTTTATCACCTATAATTGTTAGAAAAAAGAAAGAAGTTGATGGAAAGTTAAAAATATGGGATTTAGCTCCTGGAGATGAATTTTTTAAGGCTTTGGAAAAAAATCTTATCAGAAAATATCTGATGTTTAATGATATGGGAAGTACTGATAAGAAAATTAAAATTTATTCTGAAATGAAATCTGTAAAAAGAAAAAGAATAGCTATTGAGAAAGGACCTCAAACAACATATAATAGAGGGTATATGATGGATATAATACTTGAGGGAGATTTAAACTTAATAAAATTTGCTTATGATGTCGGAATTGGTGAAAAGACGGCATTAGGCTTCGGGCTATTATTTGCTTCTTGA
- the cas8a1 gene encoding type I-B CRISPR-associated protein Cas8b1/Cst1 — translation MSNNLSLKYTGNPFVDAGIFALKRKLKKPINEITKDDLKEEALNISDIYVTPAWKKNLYSIFPNNVLVNPKTTKKDNLNELYFNELLTLIESISEVSYNGTCVSCGRRDAVKTFKRDYIPLSGSGSLKNYFSFANEGVEYCSLCAILIQFAPLIMYNCPTYAKNEKKQFLLLHSNSEKVMDYWAKDAINNINKQIIFDNFTGCYNENYTNPINAIFNILDKIINLDDLWGDENPSLTFYYFTNFNKGSELEIFSLPNPIFHFLTKIPLNEYKNWKNIIKKEYNNVKWNKVNDKNDFKNKSNNIYNGLLNNHSILRFFYSSKYKKTYCTWKLVKHYIKEVRNMDEKRIDAIKELGDKLAYYIKDKNSKKTLYNLEKASNYNTFRNTLRKVSKNKISNGDNELLFTFDDYVMYIFPEGNENWKETQDLLLFRIYEKLHDWMVKNKYVEEYEDEFFEEEE, via the coding sequence ATGTCAAACAACTTATCATTAAAGTATACGGGTAATCCTTTTGTTGATGCAGGAATTTTTGCATTAAAAAGAAAACTGAAAAAACCGATTAATGAAATAACAAAAGATGATTTAAAAGAGGAAGCATTAAATATTTCGGATATTTATGTTACTCCTGCTTGGAAAAAAAATTTATATTCTATTTTTCCGAATAATGTTCTAGTTAATCCAAAAACAACAAAAAAAGATAATTTAAATGAGTTGTATTTTAATGAGTTGCTTACTTTGATTGAGTCAATTTCAGAGGTTAGTTATAATGGAACATGTGTTTCATGTGGAAGACGGGATGCTGTTAAAACTTTTAAAAGAGATTATATTCCTTTATCTGGTTCTGGTTCATTAAAAAATTATTTTTCATTTGCAAATGAAGGTGTTGAATATTGTTCTTTATGTGCGATATTAATCCAATTTGCCCCATTAATTATGTATAATTGTCCAACATATGCTAAAAATGAAAAAAAACAATTTTTGTTATTACATTCAAATTCTGAAAAAGTAATGGATTATTGGGCTAAAGATGCAATTAATAATATTAACAAACAAATTATTTTTGACAATTTTACGGGATGTTATAATGAAAATTACACAAATCCAATTAATGCAATATTTAATATTCTAGATAAAATAATTAATTTAGATGATTTATGGGGAGATGAAAATCCATCATTGACTTTTTACTATTTTACTAATTTTAATAAAGGGTCTGAATTAGAAATTTTTTCGTTACCTAATCCAATTTTTCATTTTTTAACTAAAATCCCTTTAAATGAATATAAAAATTGGAAGAACATAATTAAGAAGGAATATAACAATGTAAAATGGAATAAAGTTAATGATAAAAATGATTTTAAAAATAAATCAAATAATATCTATAATGGGTTGCTTAATAATCATTCAATTTTAAGATTTTTTTATAGTTCAAAATATAAAAAAACATATTGTACTTGGAAGTTGGTGAAACATTATATTAAAGAGGTTCGTAATATGGATGAAAAAAGGATAGATGCAATTAAAGAGTTAGGTGATAAATTAGCTTATTATATTAAAGATAAAAATAGCAAAAAAACATTATATAATTTAGAAAAAGCATCTAATTATAATACTTTTAGAAATACCTTAAGAAAAGTATCTAAAAATAAAATTAGTAATGGAGATAATGAATTACTTTTCACATTTGATGATTATGTAATGTACATATTTCCTGAAGGTAATGAAAATTGGAAAGAAACCCAAGATTTACTACTCTTTAGAATATATGAAAAATTACACGATTGGATGGTAAAAAATAAATATGTTGAAGAATATGAAGATGAGTTTTTTGAGGAGGAAGAATAA
- the cas7i gene encoding type I-B CRISPR-associated protein Cas7/Cst2/DevR, giving the protein MSNTILGLILIDAPHSALNNAGSDAGDRTDNVVRVKTIKKGRVKYPYVSGQALRYWWRDTLKNKFDWEMSPISREKKIAFTEANPIDYPDDDVFGYMRALKKNKDGTVTRIAPLKNSPLVSVIGQNPTNDFGVMARQEGDPVPFEHEFYSTVLKGIFSLDLGCLGVFNETEKTGYRNMYPKLVELAKEKGLTNEEDAWILDDETRVRRAQEVINSLPYLSGGAKSSSHLTDVSPKILVLTAIDGGNHIFMNIVREENGEVVFDLNAFDEVVKEYGDIIKSDIFIGTRTGFLKETQEEIMEYAKDKENIHVGTIKEMANKFAEEIPKLI; this is encoded by the coding sequence ATGTCAAATACAATATTGGGGTTAATATTAATTGATGCTCCACATTCAGCACTTAATAATGCAGGATCTGATGCAGGAGATAGAACTGATAATGTAGTAAGAGTTAAAACAATTAAAAAAGGAAGGGTAAAATATCCTTATGTTTCTGGTCAGGCTTTAAGATACTGGTGGAGAGACACATTAAAAAATAAATTTGATTGGGAAATGTCTCCGATTAGCCGTGAAAAAAAGATAGCTTTTACTGAAGCAAACCCTATTGATTATCCAGATGATGATGTATTTGGATATATGAGAGCTTTAAAGAAAAATAAAGATGGAACTGTAACAAGAATTGCTCCATTAAAGAATTCTCCTTTGGTTTCTGTTATTGGTCAAAATCCTACAAATGATTTTGGTGTTATGGCTCGTCAAGAAGGAGATCCTGTTCCTTTCGAACATGAATTTTATTCAACTGTTTTAAAAGGCATATTTTCTCTTGATTTAGGATGTTTAGGAGTATTTAATGAAACTGAAAAAACAGGGTATCGTAATATGTATCCTAAATTAGTTGAACTAGCTAAAGAAAAAGGATTAACTAATGAAGAGGATGCATGGATTCTGGATGATGAAACAAGAGTTAGAAGAGCACAAGAGGTTATTAATTCATTACCTTATTTATCTGGAGGTGCAAAATCTTCTTCTCATTTAACAGATGTTTCTCCTAAAATATTGGTGCTTACAGCAATTGATGGGGGTAACCATATTTTTATGAATATTGTCAGAGAGGAAAATGGTGAAGTTGTTTTTGATTTAAATGCTTTTGATGAAGTAGTTAAAGAATATGGAGATATTATTAAATCAGATATATTTATAGGTACTAGAACTGGATTTTTAAAAGAAACTCAAGAGGAAATTATGGAATATGCTAAGGATAAAGAAAATATTCATGTTGGAACTATAAAAGAAATGGCTAATAAATTTGCTGAGGAAATTCCTAAGTTGATTTAA
- the cas5b gene encoding type I-B CRISPR-associated protein Cas5b — translation MKFLRVIINGWTASFRFPSFISGFQPTLPVPPLSTIYGLLSAVKGELVTPNDVHVGFIFEYDSKAVDLETIYELKALKGNKSNITKREFLFNPKLYLYLDNLDYKEYFNHPAYPILLGRSSDLAMVSEIKEVNLELKSNVNLGKTILPLDTEGAFGTIQALPTYFTDSIPRKTIGTKPFILMNQFFNYSEECYFDTEYEWGVWIHK, via the coding sequence ATGAAATTTTTAAGGGTTATTATTAATGGTTGGACTGCATCATTTAGATTTCCATCTTTTATAAGTGGATTTCAACCTACATTGCCTGTTCCTCCATTAAGTACAATTTATGGTTTGTTATCTGCAGTTAAAGGTGAATTAGTTACTCCTAATGATGTTCATGTAGGTTTCATTTTTGAGTATGATTCAAAAGCTGTTGATTTGGAAACAATATATGAATTGAAAGCATTGAAAGGAAATAAATCTAATATTACCAAAAGGGAATTTTTATTTAACCCAAAATTGTATTTGTATTTAGATAATTTAGATTATAAAGAATATTTTAATCATCCAGCATATCCAATTCTTTTAGGTAGGTCTTCGGATTTAGCAATGGTATCTGAAATAAAGGAAGTTAATCTTGAATTAAAATCTAATGTAAATTTAGGAAAAACAATTTTGCCTTTAGATACGGAAGGTGCTTTTGGTACTATTCAAGCATTACCTACTTATTTTACTGATTCTATTCCAAGGAAAACAATTGGTACAAAGCCATTTATATTAATGAATCAATTTTTTAATTATTCTGAGGAATGTTATTTTGATACAGAATATGAGTGGGGTGTATGGATTCATAAATAG
- the cas3 gene encoding CRISPR-associated helicase Cas3' has protein sequence MVILAKPNESLIEHTENTLKVFKSIKESYVNVPEICSVPDFWEHLFYSLFFHDFGKAAVGFQESLKYNKYWDYRHEILSATFIVSLKDFYSEFYVNAIGLGIITHHKDVPFLRRKYRMKTSDDERVFLEKLNQLKPNFDELISYFALIPKWSKEYLGYELKIPNKISFDELRSVYKGTVLKYFIDTENEDYNELHGTYGYFLKGFINACDYLASGSKYGILNAVKNADLYHFNDLRKTQAVAANTEGDALLIAPTGSGKTEASLLWADFNQNKNFSKRIFFMLPYTASINAMYKRLINDLGSDELVGLSHGKSSYFIYKYLNDDKSKDKVRTIQSLTNKIYRPYKIITPFQIIKLFFGVKGFEMGITELNNSLLILDEIHAYDARVTALILQILKILKNKFHLNIFIMSATLPTFLKNIFCSELDIKNVISLDQDELNSFTRHKLNILSGNILSYLNNILVDIKDGKKVLIVCNTVDRSQEIYEWFKLNNIKNSALLHSRFILRDREKIEEKLDNLDLLVGTQAIEVSLDIDYDVLYSEPAPLDALIQRFGRVNRRGWENNIIKPVNIFTEGSEKDKYIYNQDLVSKTLNSLNEVNILKESIIQEKIDEVYSEGYDFNDKKIFNKVTNAFNYYYHELVPFINSEDSNTFYKLFNSYEVIPIKFKEEYLDKLKNNEYFEAQSFCLSIRKGQFIKLMNEGNVEEEKNNYFIDVEYDEDLGLLLSNEESTIL, from the coding sequence ATGGTTATTTTAGCTAAACCTAATGAATCATTAATAGAACATACGGAAAATACATTAAAAGTTTTTAAAAGTATAAAAGAAAGTTATGTCAATGTTCCTGAAATTTGTAGTGTTCCAGATTTTTGGGAACATCTTTTTTATTCTCTATTCTTTCACGATTTTGGTAAAGCAGCTGTTGGTTTTCAAGAATCGTTGAAATATAATAAATATTGGGATTATAGGCATGAAATTTTATCAGCTACTTTCATAGTTTCTTTAAAAGATTTCTATTCAGAATTTTATGTTAATGCTATTGGATTAGGGATAATCACCCATCATAAAGATGTTCCTTTTTTAAGAAGAAAATACAGAATGAAAACATCAGATGATGAAAGGGTGTTTTTAGAAAAATTAAATCAATTAAAACCTAATTTTGATGAGTTAATATCTTATTTTGCACTGATTCCTAAGTGGAGTAAAGAATATTTGGGATATGAACTAAAAATTCCTAATAAAATATCATTTGATGAATTAAGAAGTGTTTACAAAGGGACTGTTTTAAAATATTTTATTGACACTGAAAATGAAGATTATAATGAGTTACATGGTACCTATGGGTATTTTTTAAAAGGTTTTATCAATGCCTGTGATTATTTGGCATCTGGATCAAAATATGGAATTCTAAATGCTGTTAAAAATGCTGATTTGTATCATTTTAATGATTTAAGAAAAACACAAGCTGTTGCTGCTAATACAGAAGGGGATGCTCTGTTAATTGCTCCAACTGGAAGTGGTAAAACTGAAGCCTCTCTTTTGTGGGCAGATTTTAATCAAAATAAAAATTTTTCAAAAAGAATTTTTTTTATGTTACCTTATACAGCAAGTATTAATGCAATGTATAAACGTTTAATTAATGATTTAGGTAGTGATGAATTAGTCGGTTTATCCCATGGAAAATCATCATATTTTATTTATAAATATCTGAATGATGACAAATCTAAAGATAAAGTTAGAACAATTCAGTCTTTAACAAATAAAATTTACAGACCTTATAAAATAATAACTCCATTTCAGATAATTAAATTATTCTTTGGTGTTAAAGGTTTTGAAATGGGAATTACTGAACTAAATAATAGTTTATTAATTTTGGATGAAATTCATGCATATGATGCCAGGGTTACCGCTTTAATTTTACAAATTCTTAAAATATTGAAAAATAAGTTTCATTTGAATATATTTATAATGTCTGCTACTTTACCTACATTTTTAAAAAATATTTTTTGTAGTGAATTAGATATTAAAAACGTTATATCTTTAGATCAAGATGAATTAAATTCTTTTACTAGGCATAAACTAAATATATTATCTGGAAATATTTTGAGTTATTTAAATAATATATTAGTTGATATTAAAGATGGTAAAAAGGTTTTAATTGTTTGTAACACGGTAGATAGGTCTCAAGAGATTTATGAATGGTTTAAGCTAAACAATATCAAAAATTCTGCATTGTTACATAGTAGATTTATATTAAGGGATAGGGAAAAAATTGAAGAAAAATTAGACAATTTAGATTTATTGGTAGGTACACAAGCTATTGAAGTGTCATTGGATATTGATTATGATGTTTTATACTCTGAACCAGCGCCTTTAGATGCTCTTATCCAAAGATTTGGAAGAGTAAATCGTAGAGGATGGGAAAATAATATTATTAAACCAGTCAATATATTTACTGAAGGGTCTGAAAAAGATAAATATATTTATAATCAAGATTTAGTTTCTAAAACATTGAACAGTTTAAATGAAGTAAATATTCTAAAAGAAAGCATCATACAGGAAAAAATTGATGAGGTTTATAGTGAGGGTTATGATTTTAATGATAAAAAGATTTTTAATAAGGTAACTAATGCTTTTAATTATTATTATCATGAATTAGTTCCTTTTATTAATTCAGAAGACTCTAATACTTTTTATAAATTATTTAATTCATATGAAGTTATTCCAATAAAATTTAAAGAAGAATATTTGGATAAACTTAAAAATAATGAGTATTTTGAGGCTCAAAGTTTTTGTCTTTCAATTAGAAAAGGTCAATTTATTAAATTGATGAATGAAGGAAATGTTGAAGAAGAAAAAAATAATTACTTCATTGATGTTGAGTATGATGAAGATTTAGGATTATTGCTTTCAAATGAAGAATCTACTATTCTTTAG
- the cas4 gene encoding CRISPR-associated protein Cas4 encodes MCKTKLWLFSHNIRLEHESDNVALGKQLHEDSFKKEKEFLIDDLINIDFIKINDSVEIHEVKKTQKMEESHIYQLLYYMFYLKNEKDIKNIKGFLNYPSIRKKKTIELTEENEIDLLKIIENIEDIINKPMPMPKKSRICSKCAYFEFCFS; translated from the coding sequence ATTTGCAAAACTAAATTATGGCTATTTTCACACAATATTAGATTAGAACATGAATCAGATAATGTTGCTTTAGGTAAGCAATTACATGAAGATTCATTCAAAAAAGAAAAAGAGTTTCTTATCGATGACTTAATCAATATAGATTTCATTAAAATTAATGATTCTGTTGAGATTCATGAGGTTAAGAAAACTCAGAAAATGGAAGAGTCTCATATTTATCAATTGTTATATTATATGTTCTATCTAAAGAATGAAAAGGATATAAAAAATATTAAAGGATTTTTGAATTATCCCAGTATTAGAAAAAAGAAAACTATTGAATTAACAGAAGAAAATGAAATAGATTTGCTGAAAATTATTGAAAATATTGAAGATATCATTAATAAACCAATGCCAATGCCTAAAAAATCAAGAATTTGTTCTAAATGTGCTTATTTTGAGTTTTGTTTTTCATAG
- the cas1b gene encoding type I-B CRISPR-associated endonuclease Cas1b: MLRKNYYILSDGILKRKENTLYFVNNKGKKPIPINKIYSIYAYGQITFSSQVMSLLAKKGIPIHFFNYYGFYNGSYYPRETLLSGDLLVRQAEYYLNQSKRLELAKLFVEGAANNILKVLSYYKIENNVNEILKELTKTNKITEIMNVEGRIMSEYYSKFDEILPEEFKMEGRSRQPPKNMINSLISFGNSMMYSTVLTEIYNTQLNPTISYLHEPFERRFSLSLDLSEIFKPIFVDRLIFYLVNKRMITKKDFNQDLNCCLLNDSGRNKFIKEYNKRLKKTIKHKDLNKKVSYQRLIRLEAYKLKKHILGIKKYNPFVIWW, from the coding sequence ATGCTTAGGAAAAATTATTATATTTTGTCAGATGGAATATTAAAAAGAAAAGAAAATACATTGTATTTTGTAAATAATAAAGGTAAAAAACCCATTCCAATCAATAAAATTTATTCTATTTACGCTTATGGTCAAATAACTTTTTCTTCTCAGGTAATGAGTCTTTTAGCTAAAAAAGGAATTCCTATTCATTTTTTTAACTATTATGGGTTTTATAATGGTTCATATTATCCTCGTGAAACACTTTTATCTGGAGACCTGTTAGTAAGACAAGCAGAATATTATTTAAATCAATCTAAACGTTTAGAACTAGCTAAATTATTTGTTGAAGGTGCAGCTAACAATATCTTAAAAGTATTATCATATTATAAAATTGAAAATAATGTTAATGAAATTTTAAAGGAATTAACCAAAACAAATAAAATAACTGAAATAATGAATGTTGAAGGAAGAATCATGTCAGAATACTATTCTAAATTTGATGAAATTTTACCTGAAGAATTTAAAATGGAAGGAAGATCTAGACAGCCTCCAAAAAACATGATTAATTCATTAATAAGTTTTGGAAATTCAATGATGTATTCAACAGTTTTAACAGAGATATATAATACTCAGTTAAATCCTACAATTTCTTATCTTCATGAGCCTTTTGAGCGCAGATTTTCTTTATCTCTAGACTTAAGTGAGATTTTTAAACCTATTTTTGTTGACCGCTTAATTTTTTATTTAGTTAATAAAAGGATGATTACAAAAAAAGATTTTAACCAAGATTTAAATTGTTGTCTATTAAATGATTCTGGTAGAAATAAATTTATAAAAGAATACAATAAACGTTTAAAAAAGACTATTAAACATAAAGATTTAAATAAAAAGGTTTCATATCAACGTTTAATCAGATTAGAAGCATATAAACTTAAAAAACATATTTTAGGTATAAAAAAATACAATCCCTTTGTTATATGGTGGTAA
- the cas2 gene encoding CRISPR-associated endonuclease Cas2, with protein sequence MYVIIVYDIKVERVNKVKSFLRQHLFWIQNSVFEGEVSRSEFQKIKNGLLDIIDEEEDSIIIYPFEFFSEVERTVLGVEKSPIDEIL encoded by the coding sequence ATGTATGTTATTATTGTTTATGATATAAAAGTTGAAAGGGTAAACAAAGTTAAAAGTTTTTTAAGACAACATTTATTTTGGATTCAAAATTCAGTTTTTGAAGGTGAAGTATCAAGAAGTGAGTTTCAAAAGATCAAAAATGGATTGTTAGATATAATTGATGAAGAAGAAGATTCAATAATTATTTATCCATTTGAATTTTTTTCTGAAGTTGAAAGAACTGTTTTAGGTGTGGAAAAATCACCCATTGATGAAATTTTGTAG
- a CDS encoding pyridoxamine 5'-phosphate oxidase family protein has product MFREMRRKNHSLTKEECINILRNAPSGVLAVYGDDNYPYAVPLNFAYKNNKIYFHCATKGHKLDAIKKNNKVSFCVVDSEEVIPDKFTTDYRSVILFGKARIIEDNKEKAKTILYLCEKYSPNQKGSWQETIKNSINRFSIVEIDIEHISGKQSK; this is encoded by the coding sequence ATGTTTAGAGAAATGAGAAGAAAAAATCATAGCTTAACTAAAGAAGAATGCATTAATATTTTAAGGAATGCACCTTCAGGTGTACTAGCTGTTTATGGAGATGACAATTATCCTTATGCAGTACCTTTAAACTTCGCATACAAAAATAATAAGATTTATTTTCACTGTGCTACTAAGGGCCATAAATTAGATGCAATAAAGAAAAATAATAAAGTTTCTTTTTGTGTTGTTGATAGTGAAGAAGTTATTCCAGATAAATTCACAACAGATTATAGAAGTGTTATCCTATTTGGAAAGGCAAGAATTATTGAGGATAATAAAGAAAAAGCAAAAACTATTCTTTATCTTTGTGAAAAATATTCTCCAAACCAGAAAGGTAGCTGGCAGGAAACAATAAAAAATTCAATAAATAGATTCTCAATTGTTGAAATAGATATTGAGCATATTTCGGGAAAACAATCAAAATAA
- a CDS encoding MarR family winged helix-turn-helix transcriptional regulator, with protein sequence MEEKIPLQLAIVYLFRSHTNYLRKTLKNTGITIGQFPVVVETHKHETISQKELADILFLSEGTISKTIKQLEDKGIIEHEVNPENRRQNKISLTEKGSEIAEKVKYTEINWEKKVIEEIPPEELDNFFDNLKKITNKAVNYSLKE encoded by the coding sequence ATGGAAGAAAAAATACCCTTACAACTTGCAATTGTTTATCTATTTAGATCCCATACAAATTATCTTAGAAAAACCTTAAAAAACACAGGAATAACAATAGGACAATTTCCAGTTGTAGTTGAAACACATAAACATGAAACAATTTCACAAAAAGAATTGGCGGACATTCTCTTTTTAAGTGAAGGAACCATATCCAAGACTATAAAACAGCTAGAAGATAAGGGAATTATTGAACATGAAGTAAACCCAGAAAACAGAAGACAGAATAAGATTTCATTAACAGAAAAAGGCAGTGAAATAGCTGAAAAAGTAAAATATACTGAAATAAACTGGGAAAAAAAAGTAATTGAAGAAATACCCCCTGAAGAATTAGATAATTTCTTTGATAATTTAAAAAAGATTACTAATAAAGCTGTGAATTATTCTCTTAAAGAATAA